The window AAAACCCTCCTTAATGAAGTTAAGGATGCCGGCACCTATTCCGTTCCTTTTAATGCCTCGGAACTTCCAAGCGGAATATACATCTCCAGACTCAAAGCGGGCTCTGAGGTCATGGTGAGAAAAATGCTCCTGCTCAGGTAAATTGTTTCAATTCTCTATGTGCGGAACAATATAGCTGTTCCGCACATAGGATTACTTTAGCAATACCATCTTCCTGATGCTGTAGAAGTTTCCTGCATTCATCTTGAAGAAGTAAATGCCTGCCGTAAGGTTATGCTCCATGGCATTAAATTTTACCGTGTGCTCTCCGGCGGGCTTTTCCTCATCTAGCAAAACTGCTATCTCATTTCCAAGCACGTTTACAACCGATAGCCTTACGTGCACCTCCACGGGCAGCCTGAAGGTAATTGTGGTCTGGGGATTAAAGGGATTGGGATAGTTCTGCCCGAGTGAGTACCCTTCAGGGGAGCCTGAAGTTTTCTCCGCCCGGTCTATTATCTGGAACGGAAATGCCACGTATTCCCAAACAGGTGCAAAGAGGGGGCTGCCGTCACTATTTTTGGGCGTTACAGCATCCATGGCCACACTGCCGTGATAATCCGGCTGCGGGGGAGTAACGCCTGTTGTGAGCATATGACTCATCAGGTATGGCGCCTGCGTTGTATCAACATTTACAAGCGGACCGAACTGATCCATGCCCAGGAGCTTCCATATCTCCGCATACCTTTGAATCCCATCTTTATTGTGCCCGAATCCAAAATAGTGGCTTGAGGGTGTAACGTGCGGCTTATCGAAGTAGAAAGCAGGCCTGTTAAAGTAATCGCTGTAGTCTGTTGGACTTGCCAGCATTGCAACCCTTAATGTGTAATATTTCTGTGCAATAATGGCTGCCATTCCGCCTCCAAGCGAGTGCCCCATAGCGATAATTAAGGACCATTCCGGAGTCCCATCGGGCTTTAGATAAAGATTCCACAACCCGTCCGGATAATTTGCCTTAAGATAAATCAAAAGTTTGCTCAGGCGGTTTTCAATTGAATTTGCACGGCTCACGTTAACAAGCTGCGTGCGGTCTTT of the Ignavibacteria bacterium genome contains:
- a CDS encoding T9SS type A sorting domain-containing protein, producing MKKFYSISFLICFSFSLFAQTEYKIPPKTTDSAIDNWLEDNYAYINKNMPQMGKLVLFLPGSGLNPSAYLLILKEAANKGYNVIGLKYPNTFSLAELCSKSSDSACYEKVRLEVLGGKDRTQLVNVSRANSIENRLSKLLIYLKANYPDGLWNLYLKPDGTPEWSLIIAMGHSLGGGMAAIIAQKYYTLRVAMLASPTDYSDYFNRPAFYFDKPHVTPSSHYFGFGHNKDGIQRYAEIWKLLGMDQFGPLVNVDTTQAPYLMSHMLTTGVTPPQPDYHGSVAMDAVTPKNSDGSPLFAPVWEYVAFPFQIIDRAEKTSGSPEGYSLGQNYPNPFNPQTTITFRLPVEVHVRLSVVNVLGNEIAVLLDEEKPAGEHTVKFNAMEHNLTAGIYFFKMNAGNFYSIRKMVLLK